The Myxococcales bacterium DNA window GGCCAGATGGCGGTGGTGCCCGCGGGGCGGGGCACGACCGGGCAGGTGCCGCGGTTCACCCCGGAGCCGCCGGTCGCGGACGCGCCGATCGCGGACGCGCCGGTCGCGGTGCGCGCGGACACCGCGCCGGCCGACGCGCCGGTCGCGGAGGCGCCGGCCCCGGCCCGTCGGCGCTGGCCGTGGATCGCGGCGGCCGCGGGGATCGCGGGCGCCGCGGTGCTCGGCCTCGGCCTCGGGCGTCACCAGGAGCGCGCCGCCGCCACGACCGCCGCCGAGGCCCCGCCGGCGAGCGCGCCGGCCCCCGTCACGCCCACGCCGCCGCCGCCTGCCGCACCCGCGCCGGCCGAGCCCGCGCACCTCGCGCTGACTGTGCGCGGCTCGGCCCCGGGGCTGCGGGTCACGATCGACGGCGAGCGCCGCGCGGTCGACGCCGACCAGCGCGCCGTCGTCGAGCTCACGCCCGGCCCCCACACGATCGTCGTCACGGCCCGCGGGCGCGGCGACGAGCGCCGCGAGCTCGACCTCGCCGCGGGCGTCGTCGAGCAACTCGAGATCACGATGGTCCGCGACCGCCCGACCCGCGACCGCCCGCCGCGCCGCCGCGGCCCCCGAGACGACGACGGCGTCGTCGATCCCTTCGCAGGCCCATGACCCCGACCGCGACCGCTCCCTCGCCCGCGCACGCGCGTCTCCGGTTGGTGCTCGCGGCCGCGCTGGCGTTCGGCGCCGGCGCCGGTCGTGCCACGGCCCAGCCGACACCGACCTCGACCGACCGCGCCGGGGCGAAGGCCGCGTTCGCCCGCGGCAACACCCTGTTCAACCTGGCCGAGTACGACGCCGCGATCGAGGCGTTCAAGGAGTCGTACAAGCTCGCGCCGGCGCCGCTGCTGCTGTTCAACATCGCGCAGGCCTATCGCCTCAAGGGCGCGTGCATCGAGGCCAGCCGCTTCTACGCCAGCTACCTGCGCGAGCAGCCCGACGCCAAGGACCGCGCCCGCGTCGAGAAGCGCATCGCCGAGATGGACGTGCGCGGCGACCCAGCCGCCGCCGGTCGAGGAGCCGCCGGTCGCGCCGCCCCCGGTCGCGCCGCCGCCGAGCGAGCCCACGCCGAGCGAGCCCACGCCGAGCGCCGCCGCGGCGCCCCCGGTCGACGCCCCGCCCCCCGCCGCGGTCGTGGTCGCGCCGGTCCCGCGCGATCGCGGGCGCGGCCTGCGCCTCGGCGGGCTCGTCGCGGTCGGCGTCGGCGTCGCCGCGGTCGGTGGCGGCGCCTACCTGTCGATGCGCGCCCACGATCTCGGCCAGGAGCTCGAGCAGGCGTGCGCCGACGGCTGCACCGCCGCCGACGTGCTCGATCACGACCGCCGCGGCGCCGACGCCGAGCGGAACGCCACGATCGCCTACGGCGCCGGCGGCGTCGCGATCGCGGTCGGCGTCGGCCTCTACCTCGTCGGCCGCGGCCGCTGGCGCGCCGCCCCGCGATCGCGGTCGTCCCGACCGGGCGCGGCGCGCTGGTGTCGGCCGGCTGGACGCTGCGCTGAGCTCGCCAGGCCCGGCCCGGGCGCCGCGCCACCGCGCGCCACGCGCCCAGCGGCGCCCGACGCCCCTCCGCCGCGGCGCTCAGCCGCCCAGCTCGTCGAGGAACTGCTGGGCCTCGGCGAACGCCGGGTCCTCGCGCAGCGCCTTCTTGGCCCACAGCTCGGCCTTGGCGCGGTTGCCGCGCGCGTGCTCGATCTTGGCCTCCCACAGGAGCGCCATCGGCCGGGTGATCGGCTGCGGGTTCTCCATCAGCGTGATCGCGCGCAGCGGCTTGAGCGCCAGCTCGTAGTCGCCCATCTCGGTGGCGAGCTGCGCCAGCTCGGCCGCGACCTCGCCGTTCTTGCGATCGACGTCGAACGCCTTCTTCAGCCAGTTGAGCTGGCCGTCCTTGTCGCCGAGCGTGCCCGACACACGGGCCATGCGCTGCTGCATCATCGCCAGCTCGGGCGAGCGCTTCTTCTGCGCCGCGATCGCGGTCTCCAGCACCGCGCCGGCCTCGGCGGTCTGGCCCGAGGCGATCAGGACGTCGACGTAGAGCATCGCCGCGCCGTGGTCGTCGGGCGCCAGCTCGCACGCCTTGGCGGCGGGGGCGGCCGCGGCGGCGGGGTCGCTGGCCTGGTACAGCAACAGCTCGGCCGCGCGCTTGTAGCTCGCGAACCGCACGTCGGTCTCCGCGGCGAGGTCGGCGTCGGCGATCAAGATCGCCGCCAGCTCGCGGTGCGCGCCGGCGGCCTCGTACAGCTCGCGCAGGCGACCGCGCAGCTCCTCCGACGACGGCTGCGCCTCGTGCACCATCTCGAGCACGGCGATGGCCTCGCCCGCCCGCTCGACCTTCGCGGCCGCGTCGGCCACCTCCATCGCGGCCTGGAGCTGCGCCTCCCCGGTGACGATGTACGCCAGCCGGGTGCTGGCGGCGATCACGCCGTCCCAGTGCTCGATCGCCGCGTCCATGTCGCGCAGCAGGTACAGCGGATCGGGATCGCTGGGCGCGCGCTCGATCCAGCCGATCAGGAGATCGCGGGCCCGCTCGGCGTCGCCGTGCTCGGCCAGGAGCCCGGCCAGGCGCAAGGTCGAGATCCGCTCGGCCGCGAGATCGCCGGCCTCGGCCGCACGCCCGCGCGCGCGATCGAGCCCGTCGGTCAGCGCCGCGGACGCGCGCGCCCGATCGAGCCCGTAGGCCTCCTCGAGATCGACCACCGCCGGCTCGTGATCCCCGCTCTGCTGCCGCAGGCTGGCGCGCAGCAGCAACAGATCGACCCGGGCGACGCCCTGGATCGGCGCGTCGTCGCCATCGAGCGCGCGATCGATCGACGCCACCGCGGCGGCGTGGTCGCCGCCGGCCGCGCACGCCGCCGCCAGCTCGGCCACCAGCTCGGGCGCCGACGGCACCCGGTGGGTGGCGGCCCGCAAGGCCCCGGCCGCGGCCAGGGGCTGGCCGAGGAAGCCGGAGAACACCGACGCGGCCTCGCGCAGGCGCGCGACGACGACCGCGTCGTCGGTGGCGCGCTCGGCGTCGGCGATCATCAGCCGCGCGAGCGGCTCCCACTGCTGGGTGTCGCGGTAGTGCTGCTCGAGGCGATCGTGGATCGTCGCGTCGTCAGGCGCGCCCCGGTGCCCGAGCTCGAGCACCCGCTGCACGCCGGCCCAGTCCTGGGCCTCCTGGTACGCCGAGGCCAGGTGCCAGGTGATCGTCGGCACCTGCTCGGCCGTCTCGACCGCGAGCAACCGCTCCATCAGCTCGGCGGCCGCGCGGCCGTCGTCGTCGGGCCCGATCGTGGCGACCGCGCCGCGCAGGAGCTGCAGATCGTCGGGCGCGACCTCGAGCGCGCCGCGATAGACCTTGCCGCTGCCGGCGCCGGTGGCGTCGAGGTGGGCGCCCAGCCGCAGCGCGACGTCGACGGTCGACGCCCGGTTGCCGCGCTTGACCGCGTCGTCGAAGCGCGCCCACAGGAACTCGGCGAGGCCGTCGTCGTCGCCCTGCTTGCGCAGGTTGGTCTCGAGCATCTCGGCCGCCTCGAGATCGTCGGGATCGTCGGCGAGCGCGTCGCGCAGCACGTCGGCGGCGTCGTGGTGCCGCGCCAGCCGCTCGATCAAGAACCGCGCGTGGGCGCGGCGCAGGGCGTTGCGCTCGCCGGCGTCGCCGAGGTGCGGCAGCGTCGACGACACCACGCTGGCCAGCCGATCGCCGTCGCCGGCCTGCTGGTACAGCTCGACCAGCGGCTCCCACACCGCGCGATCGGCCGGGCGCCGCTCGCGCAGGAGCTCGTACATCTCCGACGCCAGCTCGAGCTGCCCGGGCGCGCCCGCGGCGGCCGCGGCCAGGCGCCCGATCAACGGCTCGATCTGCGCAGCGTCGGCGATGCTCACCACGTCGTAGACCAGCTCGCGGGCGCCGGCGAGCTCGCCGGCGCGGATCCGCACCTCGGCCAGGGCGATCACCGCCCAGACCGCGCCGCCCACGCCGTCGCCCGAGGCCCGCGCGGCGTCGACCGCCCGGCCCAGCAGCGCCTCGGCGCGCCCGGCCTGCCCGAGCTCGACCGCGACGTCGACCGCCTCACGGATCTGCGACGGGGTCGCGCCCGGCTGCTGCGCGCGCTTCTCGAGGAAGTCGAGCAGGAGCTCGTTGTCGCCGCCGTTGCGCGCGACCCGCTCGTACAGCGCCATCACCCGCGCGTCGCCCGGATCGGTCGCCGACGCGGCCTTGAGCACGCGCCCGGCCTGGGCCCAGCGCGGCTCGGCCGCGAACGCCTTCTCGATCAGGTCGATGCCCTGGGCCCGACGGGCCGGCGACGCGATGAAGATCTCCGCCAGGCGATAGAGCGCGTCGACCTGCGCCGGCGACGGCTCGCCGCCATCGGCGCCGGCCAGCCGCAGCATGTTGTCGAGCGCGCGCGCCTGCTCGTCGTTGTCGCCGAGCGCGCCGGCCACGCGCGCCTGGGCGTAGTAGGCCTCGGCCAGCCGCTCGCCCAGCATCTCGACCCGGCGGTACAGCCCGGCGGCGCCGCGCAGATCGCTGGCGTCGTGCTCGAGCGCCTCGCCGGCCTTGAGCAGCAGCGCCGCGACCAGCGGCGGATCGTCCTTGCGGCGCAGCCGGTCGACGACCGCCTCGACCGCCTCGACGTACTTCTTGGTCTCGCCCACCTTCGCGGCGAGGGCCCGGGCCTTGTCGTGGAGATCGAGCCGGGCCGGCGCGTGGCCGATCGCCTTGATCATCGCGTCGAGCCCGTCGGCGGTGCGCCCGAGGTTGGTGTCGAGCACCTCGGCCATGTCGTGGAGCAGCCGGGCCTGGCTGGCGTGCTCGCTGGTCTGGCTCCCGGCGAGCTGCGACAGCCGCATCTCGAGGACCCGCAGCAGCGTCTCGGCCTGGCCGTGGGCGATCAGGCTGCGGCGCAGCCGGCGCACCTCGACGTCGGACTGCACCGCCGCGTCGATCGCGCTCTCGAGCAGCTCGGTGGCCTGATCGGCCTCGCCGCGGCTCGCGGCCACCGCCGACAGCTCGTAGAGCACCTCGCTCTGGCCGACCGCGGTCTCGTCCTCGCCCGGCGGCTGCCGGCGCACGACCAGCAGGAGCGAGCGGTAGGTCCGCTCGGACTTGTCCATCTGCCCGGCCGCCCGGAACAGCTCGGCCAGCTCGCGCTGGATCCGCGCGTTGTTGACGTCCATCTTGGACGCCGCCTCCATCTCGGTCAGCGCCTCGTCGAGCTTGCCCTCGGCCTGCGCCACCTTGGCCAGCTCGACGTGCAGCGCGGCGCGCTCGGGCGCGCGGCGGCGGCCGAAGCCCTCGATCAGCTCGGTCAGCATCGCCCGGGCCTCGGGCAGGCGCCCGGCCACGCGCAGGCCGGTGGCGAGCTGGGCCCGCAGCTCCTTGTCGCTGGGGTCGACGGCGAGCGCGCGCTCGAGCGCGGGGATGGCCTTGGCCGGCGCCGCCAGCTTGTCGGTGTAGATCGCCGCGGCCTCGCGCGCGAACTCGCGGGCGCGGCCGTCGTCGGCGAACCGGTCGAGCGACCGGGTCAGGTGGCGCGCCAGCGGCTCCCACTGCTGGGCGGCGCGGTACAGGTCGGCCAGCATGACGCGCAGCTCGAGCGCCGGCTCGCGATCGTCGAGGCTGCCCTCGATCGCCGCGATCGCGCGATCGGCCTGGTCGGCCGCGAGGTGGGCCTTCGCGAGCTGGTGCACGACGCCGATCCGCTCGGCGCCGGTGACCGTCGACAGCAGGCTCTCGAACCACGGCACCGCCTGGGCCGGCTGCCCGCGGTTGATCTGGAGCCGCGCCAGCGCGCGGAACGACTCGGGCGTCGGCGCCAGCGTCACCACCCGACGGTGGCCGGCGATCGCACGATCGGCCTCGCCGGTGTCGCGCTCGGCCACGCCCGCGAACCGCGCCCACAGGCGCGCGGCCTTGGGCGCGTCGCCGGCCTGCTCGAGGCGACCGGCCTGCTCCTCGAGCAGATCGGCCAGGGCCTTGTGCTGGCCCTTGCCGGCCAGGAACCCGGCGACCGCGTCGATCGACGCGTCGTGGCCGGGGTGATCGGCGAGGTTGGCGGTCAGCGCCTCGAGGCGCCCGCCCTTCTCCTCGACGATGCCGACCAGGCGGGCGATGTCGAGGCGCAGCTCGAGGCGCCGCGCCGCGTCCTGCTCGAGCCCGAGCTGGAGCTGGCGCAGGCCGAGCAGCTCGGCGACCCGGCCCTCGGCGTCGAGCAGCCCGCCCAGGCGATCGATGATCTCGAGATCGCCGGGGCTGTCGGCCAGCACGCCGCGGTACATGTCGATCGCGGCGCTGTTGTCGTTGAGCTCGCTCGCCGCCATCGCGGCGGCGCGCAGGCGCAGCTCGCGCCGGGTCGCGACGTCGAACGGCAACCGCGCCGACTCGACCAGCAGGTCGACCGCCGCGCGCGGCCGGCCGGCGCCCTTGTGCAGATCGACCAGGCCGTCGACGGCCCACCGGACCACCGCCTCGGCCGGCCGGGCCGAGGTGATCGCGGCCGAGCCGCGCCAGGCCGCGGTCGCGCGCCCGAGCACCTGGCCGAGGATCGTCAGCGACGCGTCGCGATCGCCGATCCGGCTGGCGGTATCGGCGGCCTCGACCAGGACGTCGAGATCGCGGGGGTCCGCGTCGGCCAGCCGGCGCAGCACGTCGAGCAGCGGCGCCGACGCGCCGCCGGCCCGCAGCAGCTCCGCCAGCGCGCGCAAGGTGTCCGCGCGATCGCCGCCGGCCGCCAGCGCCTTGCTGAACGCCGCGATCGCCGCGGGGCGATCGTCGCGCACGTCGCGGTGCCACAGCGCCAGGCGGCCCCACCACGCCGCGGCGACCGCGGGCGGCAACGCCACCTGACCGGCGGTGGCCTCGAGCGCCGCCGCCGCCGCGTCGACCGCGCCGCCAGCCCGGGCGGCGTCCTCGAGCCGCGCCAGCAGGCCCTCGTCGAGGCGCTCCTTGGCGACCGCGTAGCGCCCGAGCGCCTGGGCGGCCTCGGTCCAACCGCCGAAGCCCGGCGCCAGGCGGATCACGCCGGTGGTGGCGATCACCTGCCGCGGATCGTGCGCGTGGACGAGGCCGTACTCGGCCAGCGCCCCGGCGGCGTCGCCGAGGTGCTGCTCGAGCACGCCGGCGCGCACGACGCGCAGGCGCGCGGCCTCGTCGGGGTCGTCGGCCAGCGCCGCGATCGCCCGCGCCACGGCGGTGGCCGCGGCGGCGTAGTCGTTGGTGCGCGCGGCCAGCGCGAGCAGCTGGCCCTCCATCACGCCGTCGCGCGGCGCCAGCGGGAACGCGTCGACGAGGTGGCCGAGCGCGCCGGCGGCGTCGTCCTGGTGCTGCTGCCGGATGTACGCGGCCTCGCGCAGGAGCGCCAGCCGGGTGCGATCGTCGGCGGCGTCGGCGAGGCGGGCCGGCACCAGCTGCAGGTAGCCCGGCCAGTCCTGGCTCTCGCGGTAGCTCGCGGCCAGCGCGTCGGCGGCGGCGCTGCGGTGCGCAGGGCTGTCGAGCAAGCGCAGGAGCCCGGCCCGCGCCGCGGGGTTGACGCTGTCGATCGCCAGCGCGGCGCGGTACGCGGCCAGCGCCCGATCGAGCTGCGCGAGGTGCTCGGCCAGCGCCTGGCCCAGCCGGTTGAGGCGCGCGGTCGTGCGCTCGATGTCGCCGCTCGACGTGCGCTCGAGCAGGTCGGCCATCTCGGCCCAGCGCCCGGCGTTCGCGAACAGCTCGGTCAGCGCCCCGACGTTCTCGGGATCGTCGCCGAACGTCGCCGCCACGCGCTGCCACGCCGCGATCGCGGCCGGCGCGTCACCGACGTGATCGCGCTGGACCACCGCGATCCGCGTCAGGTCGGCGCGGCGCTGCGCCGCCGACACGTCCTTGCCGGCGCGGGTGTCGAGCGCGACCACCAGCTCCGGCCAGCGCTGGGCGTGCTCGAGCAGCGCGATCACCGCGTCGAGCGCGGCCAGATCGTCGCCGTCGTCGGCGATCCGCTGGCGCCACAGCGCCAGGGCCCGATCGGTCTCGCCCAGGGTCTCGGCCAGGCGCGCGGCCTCACCGATCACCGATCGCCGCGCGGCCGGCGCCGGCTCGAGCCCGGCCAGCTTCTCGAGGATCTCGAACCGGTCGCGCGGGCGATCGACCCGCGAGAACAGCTCCGACAGGCGCCGGCTGACGTGCAGCAGCTCCTTGGCGCCGGCGCCCTCGAGGCCGAGCGCGCGCTGGTACAGCTCGATCGCGCCGGCGGCGTCGTCGAGGAGATCGAGCCGGGTGCGCGCCGCCTCGGACAAGAGCTCGACCCGGCGGCCGACGGTCGCGGCGTTGTCGGCCGCGGCCGCGACGCCCTTGGCGTAGCCGGCGTAGTTGTTCGAGCGCTGGGCCAGCTGCCGCAGCTTCTCCTGCGTCACCGACGAGTCCGGCTGCAGCGCCAGCAGCGCCGCGTAGTGATCCATCGCGGCCTGGTCGTCGTCGAGCTCGGCCAGGCGGGCGCCGGCCTCCTCGCGCAGCGCCTGGCTGGCGCCGGGGTCGAGCTCGATCGTCCGCTCGAGCACGCGGATCACCTCGCGCGGCCGGCCGGTCGCGTCGTAGTGCGCGCGCAGCAGATCGAGCGCAGCGCTGCGATCCTTCTCGTGCGTGTGCGGCGCCACGACGATCTGCTCGAGCAGGCTGCACGGCTCGTGATCGTCCTCGGCCACCGCCAGGAGCGGCCGCACCGCGGCCAGCGCCTTCGCCGAGTCGCGCAGGTTGTCGAGGTAGCACGCGGCGATCCGCGCGCGGCTCTTGTCGCGCTCGACCTTGGGCTGGCGCTCGAGCCGGCCCTCCCACAGGCCGATCAGATCGGCCCAGCGCTCGTAGCGCTCGAGCAGGCGCTCGAGCGACAGGCTCAGCTGGTGATCGTCCGGCGTCAGCGGCAGCAACCGCTGCAGGTAGCCGATCGCCTTCTCGGGTTGGTTGGCGACGTCCTTCGCGAGCTGCGCGGCCTCGCGCAGCAGCTTGACGCGGCGCCCGCCGTCCTTGACCGCGGTCAGCGCGCGATCGTAGAGGCGCAGCAGATCGGCCCAGCGCTCGTGCTGGGTGTAGAGCACGCTCAGGCGCCCGAGCGCGGTCTCCGACTGCGGCGCCAGATCGAGCACCTTGCCGAGGATGCTCTCGGCGACCTTGGGCTCGTCGCCGAACCACTCGTCGCAGAACGCCGCGGCGCGCTCGCCGATCATCTCGACCACCTGCGGATCGAGGCCGCTCTGCAACGCGTCGCGGTACGCGGCGATCACGTCGTCGGGCTTGTCGGTCTCGCGGGCCAGCTCTTCGAGCTCGTCCCACGCAGCCGTCGAGTGCGGCGCGCTCTTGACGTTGGCAGCGGCAGTCGCGAAGTCGCTCTTGGCCATGATCCCTCTTCTCGGAGCCGCGGTGACCGGTGAGCCGGTCCGGGCAGGTACCAGTCTGGGCAGATGGACGGATGGGCCACCCGACGCACACGACTCGCGCGTGCGAGTCACCCCATCGTCGAGTGGTGTGCGCATCGTAACACCGGGGCGCGAAGCACCACCGCTGGGCGCCGCCACATTCGCCAGCGGTTTCGCGGGCGCGCGCCATTGTCGCAGGCGAGGTGCGACACGCGCGCACCGGAGCAGACGCGCAGGTCGCGCGGGCGCCCGACGCCGCGCTACAAGGCCCAGGTGGACCTGCCGATCCTGTTCGAGGATGACGATCTGATCGCCGTGGCCAAGCCGGCCGGCGTGCCGGTCATCCCCGGGCGCGTCGACGGTGGACCGGCCGCGCTGCGGCACCTGCTCGAGGCCGCGCGCGGCGAGGCGCTGTGGGTCGTGCACCGGATCGATCAGGACACCTCGGGCGTGGTCGTGTTCGCGCGCTCGGCCGCGGCCCACCGCGCGCTGTGCGCGGCGTTCGAGCATCGCGCGGTGCGCAAGACCTACCTCGCGTTCGCGTTCGGTGATCTCCCGGGCGAGCGCACGGTCGACCTGGCGCTGCACGAGGCCCGGCGCGGCAAGGCCCGGCCCGCGCAGCCCGGCGAGGCCGGCGGCAAGGCCGCGCGCACCGACCTGTCGGCCCGCGCGCGCTGGCGGCTGGGCGCCGACGCCGTGACCCTGGTCGAGGCCCGGCCGGTGACCGGCCGCCACCATCAGATC harbors:
- a CDS encoding tetratricopeptide repeat protein, with translation MVLAAALAFGAGAGRATAQPTPTSTDRAGAKAAFARGNTLFNLAEYDAAIEAFKESYKLAPAPLLLFNIAQAYRLKGACIEASRFYASYLREQPDAKDRARVEKRIAEMDVRGDPAAAGRGAAGRAAPGRAAAERAHAERAHAERRRGAPGRRPAPRRGRGRAGPARSRARPAPRRARRGRRRRRRGRWRRLPVDARPRSRPGARAGVRRRLHRRRRARSRPPRRRRRAERHDRLRRRRRRDRGRRRPLPRRPRPLARRPAIAVVPTGRGALVSAGWTLR
- a CDS encoding RluA family pseudouridine synthase; translated protein: MDGWATRRTRLARASHPIVEWCAHRNTGARSTTAGRRHIRQRFRGRAPLSQARCDTRAPEQTRRSRGRPTPRYKAQVDLPILFEDDDLIAVAKPAGVPVIPGRVDGGPAALRHLLEAARGEALWVVHRIDQDTSGVVVFARSAAAHRALCAAFEHRAVRKTYLAFAFGDLPGERTVDLALHEARRGKARPAQPGEAGGKAARTDLSARARWRLGADAVTLVEARPVTGRHHQIRVHLRALEAPIVGDPLYGKRTLRGAFADAPPLRLALHAARLELPERPPIDAPLPADLATLRAWLDTHAEVLP